From the Pseudomonas sp. Teo4 genome, the window GCTTGCGCTTCATCGGCAGCTCCATCGGCACCTGAGTCGCCATCACCACCGGCATATCCCTCAATCGTATCCAAGGCTCGCTCTGCCAATACAGCAGACTCGCCGTATGCCCACCGGGCCAGTTCATCCTGCCGAGCCTCGGCACGTGTGTCGGCGTCGAGTCCTGCTCATCACGCAGCACTGCCACCACTTCATGGGTCAGCCAGTGTCGCAGGTGGCGGTTCTCTGGAATATGGTGATGCGCCAGCAAGGTATAGGCCCCGGACTCACTGACCATGGTGGTTTCGGTGTATTGGCCGT encodes:
- a CDS encoding Bro-N domain-containing protein encodes the protein QAWFCAHELGRMTGRFFDEHCIRKLDPDQHRTVQLLRYGQYTETTMVSESGAYTLLAHHHIPENRHLRHWLTHEVVAVLRDEQDSTPTHVPRLGRMNWPGGHTASLLYWQSEPWIRLRDMPVVMATQVPMELPMKRKLSWKACAQRALRMHGV